One Clostridia bacterium DNA window includes the following coding sequences:
- a CDS encoding MqnA/MqnD/SBP family protein produces MSSSKSVKEIKVAHSPDSDDAFMFYGLATNKVRVPGFKFTHTLCDIETLNQKAIDEAYYDVTAISFHSYPYLQDRYAMMPSGGSVGDGYGPMIVSSKNFTVDEIKDVKIAVPGKLTTAYLALKLFAPEVQTEVVPFDQIIPQVLEGRYEAGLIIHEGQLTYAKSGLNRILDMGKWWRELTGLPLPLGGNAIKRELGTDVMQKVCIALRDSIQYALDNREEALQYAMQFARDLDTQSADKFVGMYVNERTLDYGADGREAVGLLLNMGHEKGIIPLEPKMDWVDVPENMQASSSASKGTR; encoded by the coding sequence ATGAGTAGCAGTAAGTCAGTGAAAGAAATCAAAGTTGCGCACAGTCCGGATTCGGATGATGCGTTCATGTTCTATGGTCTGGCGACGAATAAGGTTCGTGTGCCTGGCTTCAAGTTCACGCACACGCTGTGCGACATCGAGACGCTGAACCAGAAGGCGATTGACGAAGCGTACTACGACGTCACAGCTATTTCGTTCCATTCGTATCCGTATCTGCAAGACAGGTACGCAATGATGCCGAGCGGCGGCAGCGTCGGCGACGGCTACGGTCCGATGATCGTGTCGAGCAAGAACTTCACGGTTGATGAGATCAAGGACGTCAAAATTGCCGTGCCGGGCAAGCTGACAACCGCATATCTCGCGCTGAAGCTTTTTGCGCCGGAAGTGCAGACGGAAGTCGTTCCCTTCGACCAGATCATTCCGCAGGTGCTGGAAGGCCGTTACGAAGCTGGGTTGATCATCCACGAAGGGCAGCTCACGTACGCCAAGAGCGGACTGAACCGCATCCTCGACATGGGTAAGTGGTGGCGCGAGCTCACGGGCTTGCCACTGCCGCTGGGCGGCAACGCCATCAAGCGCGAGCTTGGGACTGACGTTATGCAGAAGGTCTGCATTGCCCTGCGCGACAGCATCCAGTACGCGCTGGACAACCGTGAAGAAGCGTTGCAGTACGCAATGCAGTTCGCTCGTGACCTCGACACGCAGTCGGCCGACAAGTTTGTCGGCATGTACGTGAACGAGCGCACGCTGGATTACGGTGCGGACGGACGCGAAGCGGTCGGCCTTCTACTGAACATGGGCCACGAAAAAGGCATCATTCCACTGGAACCGAAGATGGACTGGGTGGATGTCCCGGAAAATATGCAGGCATCCAGCAGCGCTTCCAAAGGGACGCGATAA